CGGGCCGGGGCCAGCATGGCCGCGCCGAACAACCCGACCAGCAGTGCCAGCAGCGCGGCCGGCAGCCGGTGCGGCGATCGGAGCACTCCGGCGATGCCCGCCCCCGGCGCGGATTCGGCTCTCATCGGTTCGTCTCCTATCCAGGTATGGAACGACGAGTCCTCACGCTATCGTCGCCACCACGATTAGGGCGGGATTTCCGAGGTGCGCTACGGACGACCGCGGCGGGTACGCGGTGGACCGGATGGGCTCTCCCGACGTTCCTCAGTAGAGGCAGATCCTGGAACCGACCGGCTCCTGATGTACGCGGGCCCGTCCACCAGGGGTGAGGTCCATGCCGTAGCTGGCCTGCAGCTTGGTCCGGACACTCACCAGCCGGCAGTAGCCGCTGTAGGCGAACTCGGCCGGTGCCGATGCCGACGGCACGATGGTGAACTCCTCGGCGTGGTCGGTGTTGGCCGGGGCGCAGGTGTAGAGATACTTGTGTCCCTGGTCGGTGGTGAGGCCGGCGCTGGCGTGCAATACCCGGCCCGAGCCTTGGTTGGTGAGCGATTTCCGCCCGTCTCCGGTGTCGTTGATCTGCCACAGGTCGGCCGGGTCGTCGTCGTCCTTGAGCGGCCAGTGGTAGACCTCGAAATTCTGCGGGCTGGGTGCGCCTGGCGGGATGGATTCGCTGCTGCTGGCGTGCAAGGCGGCGTCGGGGCCTTCGTTGAGCAGGTAGACGGCGGTGCCGTCCGGGATCCCGGTCAGCAGATAGGCGGCCGATTCGGCCAGCCGCAACTGTTGCCGCACGGTGGCGACCTGGGCGGCGGCGTCGGGAACTCCGAGTTCGGTCGCCAGGGTCTGCAGCTGGTCCAACAGTGGCCTCAGCACCGTCTGTTGGGATTTCCGGCTGAAGATCGTGTCGCGATAGGTGCGGATCTGATCGAAGAGCTGGTCCCGACGGGCCGCGTCCTCGCGCACCAACTCTGCGAGGACGGCGGTGTCCCCCAACTTGAATCGGCGGTCGGTGCGCAACGTCTGGTCGATGCCCCATGGGATCAGCTTGAACTGGACGTCGCCGAGGCCGGGCGTCTCGACGGCGGTCACGTCGTTGTAGACATAAGTGTTGTTGGTGTTGTTGGAGTAGCCGTCCCAGTGCTTGAGGAAGAACTCCATCGCGTACCCGCGGATGAACTGTTCGAGGTCGAATACCTGGGCAGCCCCGGCGATCCCGTGGGCGGCGAGGCGTTCGATGGCGAACCGGAGGTCGGCCTTGTTCTCGAACTCCGACAGCGATTCGACCGCGATGTGGCGCACCCGGTCCTCTACGAAATCGTCCCGGTGCTCGATCTCGTAGAGGTTCCCGTTCATGTTGCCGAAATTGCGCTCGATGTAGCGCTTCATGATCGGCTCGACATTGACGTAAACCCCGGGCGCGTTGACGCCCGCGAAGCCCTGCCCGATCGGCGCGCCGTTGACGAACACTCGGGCGAAGTTGCACCGCGAGTGTGGCAGCCCGGCCATGCCCAGCAGGCGGTACCCGAGTGGCTGACGGACGTAGGACGCGTCCTGGATCGAGTTGTTCAGGGTCAGGTACCGCGAACCGAGGAGATCCTCGGAACGGCTCTCGGTGGTGTCGCTGAACTTGCCGAAATCCAGGTGGATACAGGGCTTCTCGCTGTTGATCGAACCGCAGAAGGATTTCTTCTTGACGCCCACATCACTGAATTCGACGCGGGACGGGAATGCCGTCCCCGTGATCTCGACCAAGGCCGCCTTGCGCCAGGTGTATCGCGCGCCGCCGTCCCAGTCGAAGTTGCAGATACCGCCGGCCGGTTGTTCGGTGCGCGTGGCGTCCCAGTCCGCCTGCGCCATAGTGATTCTGATGGTCAGGACATTGTCCAGAGCATAGAGCGCGTCCAGCTTCTCCTGCTGTTGAGCGCTCATCGCCGGTTCTCCCCCATGACCGCCTCCTCCACATCCTGACGATCAGTGTGCGCGTCACGAGGATGCAGATCCATCCAATTGTGCTGCGCGAGAGGGAGTTAGTTGCGCACGCAAGATCCGAGCATCGGTGCCACCCACCGATGGCAAACTGCGCGCGAGCTTTACATATCGTTTGACCTGTCCATTTCACCGCCGTGAGAACCCCCACTGTCAAAGGGCGTTCGGCTTGAGACCTCGGACAAAGAGGTAGTGCACTACGCGTGAGGATGGACCGCCCCTGGCCCTACGTTTTCTACATCAGAGCGTTGGAGAGTACAGCGCTTGGGTCAGAGGAAGTGCGACATGAGCGTTTACCACCCGGTTTCCGTCGTCAAGCCCGACGCCACGCAAGCAACCGCATCGCGCCCGCGTTCACCCGAGCCGGTGCTGATCACCGAACAGCAGGTGCTGTTCGGCACCGCTGCGGCAGTGCGGTCACCCGCCCGCCGCAATGTGGTCGCGATGATGTCTCGTGCGGTGTCCACGGTGGCCGAACACTGGCATGCCCTCGCCGAACGGCGGCACGCGCATTACTACCCGCCGCCGTGCAGCTATCTCGAGCACAGCCTGATGGCTCGGGAGATGGACCGGCTCTGATCGGCCGGCCGCGATCACCCGGCCAGCGCGACTGGGGCCACGACGTCGGAGTAGCGCGACGCGTCACCTGCGATGACCCGGCTGCGCCGCCCGTGGACGTCGACCGGGACATCGCCGGCCAGGGTGATCCGGCTGAGCCGGCGGTATTGGTCGTCATAGTCGGACACCGCGTAGTGCTGGGTGGCCCGGTTGTCCCAGACGGCGAGGTCGCCCGGCTCCCAGTTCCATCGAATCGTGTTCTCCAGCTTGATGACCCGATTCTGCAGCAGCTGGAACAAGGTGGCCGATTCGGCGGTGCTCAGCCCTACGAACTGTTTGATGAAGTGCCCCAGCAACAACACGCGCTTGCCGGTCTCCGGATGGACCCGCACCACGGGATGCTCGGTTTCGTAATACTCGGACTCGAACTCGGCACGGTACTGCCGTTCGGTTTCGGGGAGCTGGTCATGGCGCCCGTCGTAATCGGCCGCGTAGTCGTACTGGTTGGTGTGCACCGCCCACAGGTTCTCGACCAGCGCGCGCAGCGGCTCGGGCAACCGGTCGTAGGCCACCTCGGTGGACGCCCATGTCGTGGTCCCGCCGTAACTGGGCAGTGTGACCGCCCGCAGCAGGGAAGCCTTGGGGATGCGGTCGACGAACGTCACATCGGTGTGCCAGCTGTTGGCCCGGTCATACCGCGAGTCGATCGGCAGGATCCGGTCGCCGCGAGAGGTGACGGTCGGGTGCGCTCCGGTCGGGGTGCCGAGCAGGCGGGCGAATCCCAACTGACCCTCGTCGTCGAGGTCGTGCTGCCCGCGGAAGAAAATGACCTTGTGCTCGAGCAGCGCGGCATTGATCGCGGACACGGTGCCGACGTCGAGGTTGCCGCTGACGTCGATTCCATCGATGCGGGCCCCGATGTGGGCGCCGAGCTTCACTACACGAAGAGAGGACACCCGGTCACCATCGGTGACCGGCATCCTGAACACCAGGTTTGCGCTCAGCGCGAGCGCAAAGGTCAGTCGATACGGATGACGTACGTGCCGTCGTCGTCGCGCTCGATCTGGCCGTCGAGGGTGTTGATCCACACCGGGGTGTCGCGCCGCGACCCGAGGAAAGCGCTCTGCACGGCACCGCCGGGCTGCAGATCGACGTTCCATTCGTCGTCCTGCGCCACGATGGTGAGGATCTCCTCGCCATTCGCGCGACGGATCGAGATCACCTGACCGTTGGAGTCCAGGTCCTCCAGCTCGGCGTCGGGATCGTCGAGGTACTCATCGAGCTCGGCGTCATCGAAGATCTCACCGTCCGGGCCCCTGACATCGTCATGCACGCCGAAGACTGTACCCAGCATCACGTCCTCCCATGAAGACCCCGGGGGCCTCCGGGCGCTAACGTGCATCCGACGTTTACAGGCCGTTCGCCCGGGGAACAACCAGTCCCGCTGCGGCGTTGGCCAAACATTGGTCTGGTAATTAGGAGGATCATCTATGGCAACCGATTACGACGCACCTCGCGTCAAGGAGACGGACGAGGCAAGCGACGAGTCGCTCGAGGAGCTGGCTGCCCAGCGGCGGAGCTCGGCCAACACCGCGGTCATCGACGAGGATGAGGTGGTCGATTCGTTCGACCTTCCCGACGCCGACATCTCCGGCGAGGAGCTGAGCGTGCGCGTCATCCCCAAGCAGGCTGACGAGTTCACCTGTTCGAGTTGCTTCCTGGTGCAGCACCGCAATCGGCTGGCACTGCAGAAGGGCGACCAGCAGCTCTGCGTCGAGTGCGTCTGACGCAATCCGAAGGCGCCGAAGAACTGGGAACTGGCCGATCCAGCCGGATGGCCTGCGGGGCCCCAGCGCGGCGTCCTACCGTGTCGTTCGTGACCGAAGACGCCATTCGACAGCGCATCGCCGAGGGTGTGAATGCGATCCGCGCGCGTGACCTGGACACTCTGACGGCCCTGTATGCCCCCGATGTCGTCTCGTTCGACCTCGGGGCGCCGCTGCGGTACGCCGGTGACGACAACAAGCGAAGGGCCTGGCAGGAGGTCTTCACCGCCTACACCGGACCGATCGGATATGACGTGCACGAGTTGACCGTCAACTGCGAGGGCGACATCGCGTTCGTGCACAGCCTCAATCACGTCCGCGGCACGCTGGCCAGTGGCCGCGACATCGACATGTGGTTGCGATGGACGGCATGTTTTCGGCGTGTCGACGATGTCTGGCTCGTGTTCCATGACCAAGTATCGGTGCCCGCAGATCTCGAATACGGCAAGGCGATCCTGAATCTCACGCCGTGATCCACCAGAACGACCCACACCACAGCGCTTAATTCATATCCTCGGATCTGCAGACCGACAACAACGTTGGGGGTGCAGATGTCTGAGGGTGCCACGGCCGAAGCCCGCCATGCCGAGTACAGCTACCACTTCGATCGGCATACCCCGCAGTACCGGGATCAATTCGAGCCGATCACCGCGGAGATGCTGGGATCGTGCCCGCTGGCCTGGTCCGACACCTACGGCGGGCACTGGGTGGCCGCCGGCAGCAGTGAGGTCTTCGAGCTCGCCCGCTGCCCGCACATCTCGAACGACAACGACATCGTCGGCGCACGAAAAGGCTACCGCGGCATCAATATTCCGCGCGGCGAGGTGAGCGCGGAGTTTCGCGGCGGCATGTTGGAGATGGACGATCCCGAACACCGCGCCTACCGGACACCGCTCAATGGTTATCTGTCACCTGCCGCGGTGGCGCGGTGGAGACCGGTGGTCGACGAGCTCGTCAGGGCCTGCCTGGACGAGAAGATCGAAGCCGGCAGTATCGATTTCGTCGATGATCTGGCAAACATCGTCCCGGCGGTGTTGACGCTCGGACTGCTCGGCGTCCCACTGAACGAGTGGGAGATCTACTGCGAGCCCGCGCACGCGTCGGTCTATACGCGTGCCGACTCCCCAGACGCCAAACGCGTCTTCGATCTGTCCGTGGCATCGGCGGTGCACATGATGGGCCACGTCGCGGTGATCCGGGAGAAGCCGCGGCCAGGGCTGATCGATGCCATGGTGGGCATGCGTATCGACGGTGAGCCGGCACCCGATTCCGAGATCCTCGGCATGCTCATGCTCCTGATCGGCGGCGGCTTCGACACCACCACGGCCTTGACGGCGCATTCGCTGGAATGGCTCTCCGAGCACCCCGATCAGCGTGAACGGCTGAGCCGGGACCGCGTGTCGCTCCTCGACTCGGCCACCGAGGAGTTCCTGCGCTTCTTCACCCCGGCACCCGGCGACGGCCGGACCATCGCCGAGGACATCGAGGTCGACGGAGTTCTACTCATGGAGGGTGAGCGGCTGTGGTTGTCCTGGGCCATGGCCAAACGCGACCCGCGTGTCTTCGAGAATCCGAACGAGCTGATCATGGACCGAACCGGCAACCGCCACTTCAGCTTTGGCCTCGGCGTGCACCGCTGCATCGGCTCGAACGTGGCGCGTACGGTGTTCAAGTCGATGCTCACCGGGGTGCTCGACCGGATGCCGGACTACCGATGCGATCCGGCCGGTGCCGTCCACTACGAGACCATCGGCGTCATCCAGGGCATGCAGCATCTGCCCGCGACGTTCACCCCCGGCCGACGGACCGGCCCCGGCCTGGCCGAAACCCTTGAGAAACTGCAACGCGTATGCGACGAACAGCAGCTGGCGGCACCGATCACTGTCCACAAGGCCGCCGCCGTCATCGATTGAGAGGGTGACGATATGAAATCCCTGGTTCGCCGATGTGTCGTGCTCACCGGATTGGCGGTGGCGGCGGTAGCGCCCGTCACCGACGTTGCGGCCCCACCCACCGCCATGGCGGCCTGCCCGAACGGCGAGGACAACGACACCTACACCGGCACCTGTGTCCCCTATCTGGTTCCGAACTCGCCGAGCGCCGGAGGGCTGTGCCCGCCCGGGGTCGGCGGCACCGAATGCGGTTCGGCGGAGGTCCAGGCGACTCCGACTGCGCCCGTCGCGCCGACGGGCCCCGAGCAGGAACTCGAAGACGTGAGCACGCCGGACTTCTGACGGTCTTCACGTCACGAAATCCAAAGTCGGCTTGTGTGCCAACTTTCGGCTGGAATTGGCACACAAGCCAACTTTCGGAGCCGGTCAGAAATGCCAGCGAGTGGTCTTGATGCGCTGCTGAAACGCCTCGAGTGCCGCCAGGTCTTTCTTCATCAGCGGCTTGTTGACCTTCTCGGTGAAGAAGTCGATCAACGGGCCGGCGAAGAAAGCCGTCATGACGGTGCCGATGCCCACCTGCCCGTGGAACGCCAGCGCCAATCCGACGAACGCGAGGTCCTGCGCCACGCGCACCACTCGGTACGGTAGTCGGGTGCGGTCGACGATGATCGGCGCGATGGCGTCGTAGGGGGCGTTGCCCAGCGCAGCCGTCATGTACATCGATGCACCGGCGGCGAACAACGTGATGCCGATCAGGAACATGACGGTCTGCACCAACCGGGTCGGCTCGCTGGGGACGAGGGGGCTCAGCAGGTCCGAGAACCATTGGATGAAGTACCCC
The genomic region above belongs to Mycolicibacterium sp. HK-90 and contains:
- a CDS encoding CotH kinase family protein is translated as MSAQQQEKLDALYALDNVLTIRITMAQADWDATRTEQPAGGICNFDWDGGARYTWRKAALVEITGTAFPSRVEFSDVGVKKKSFCGSINSEKPCIHLDFGKFSDTTESRSEDLLGSRYLTLNNSIQDASYVRQPLGYRLLGMAGLPHSRCNFARVFVNGAPIGQGFAGVNAPGVYVNVEPIMKRYIERNFGNMNGNLYEIEHRDDFVEDRVRHIAVESLSEFENKADLRFAIERLAAHGIAGAAQVFDLEQFIRGYAMEFFLKHWDGYSNNTNNTYVYNDVTAVETPGLGDVQFKLIPWGIDQTLRTDRRFKLGDTAVLAELVREDAARRDQLFDQIRTYRDTIFSRKSQQTVLRPLLDQLQTLATELGVPDAAAQVATVRQQLRLAESAAYLLTGIPDGTAVYLLNEGPDAALHASSSESIPPGAPSPQNFEVYHWPLKDDDDPADLWQINDTGDGRKSLTNQGSGRVLHASAGLTTDQGHKYLYTCAPANTDHAEEFTIVPSASAPAEFAYSGYCRLVSVRTKLQASYGMDLTPGGRARVHQEPVGSRICLY
- a CDS encoding TauD/TfdA family dioxygenase, which produces MPVTDGDRVSSLRVVKLGAHIGARIDGIDVSGNLDVGTVSAINAALLEHKVIFFRGQHDLDDEGQLGFARLLGTPTGAHPTVTSRGDRILPIDSRYDRANSWHTDVTFVDRIPKASLLRAVTLPSYGGTTTWASTEVAYDRLPEPLRALVENLWAVHTNQYDYAADYDGRHDQLPETERQYRAEFESEYYETEHPVVRVHPETGKRVLLLGHFIKQFVGLSTAESATLFQLLQNRVIKLENTIRWNWEPGDLAVWDNRATQHYAVSDYDDQYRRLSRITLAGDVPVDVHGRRSRVIAGDASRYSDVVAPVALAG
- a CDS encoding DUF4193 domain-containing protein encodes the protein MATDYDAPRVKETDEASDESLEELAAQRRSSANTAVIDEDEVVDSFDLPDADISGEELSVRVIPKQADEFTCSSCFLVQHRNRLALQKGDQQLCVECV
- a CDS encoding nuclear transport factor 2 family protein, with the protein product MTEDAIRQRIAEGVNAIRARDLDTLTALYAPDVVSFDLGAPLRYAGDDNKRRAWQEVFTAYTGPIGYDVHELTVNCEGDIAFVHSLNHVRGTLASGRDIDMWLRWTACFRRVDDVWLVFHDQVSVPADLEYGKAILNLTP
- a CDS encoding cytochrome P450 → MSEGATAEARHAEYSYHFDRHTPQYRDQFEPITAEMLGSCPLAWSDTYGGHWVAAGSSEVFELARCPHISNDNDIVGARKGYRGINIPRGEVSAEFRGGMLEMDDPEHRAYRTPLNGYLSPAAVARWRPVVDELVRACLDEKIEAGSIDFVDDLANIVPAVLTLGLLGVPLNEWEIYCEPAHASVYTRADSPDAKRVFDLSVASAVHMMGHVAVIREKPRPGLIDAMVGMRIDGEPAPDSEILGMLMLLIGGGFDTTTALTAHSLEWLSEHPDQRERLSRDRVSLLDSATEEFLRFFTPAPGDGRTIAEDIEVDGVLLMEGERLWLSWAMAKRDPRVFENPNELIMDRTGNRHFSFGLGVHRCIGSNVARTVFKSMLTGVLDRMPDYRCDPAGAVHYETIGVIQGMQHLPATFTPGRRTGPGLAETLEKLQRVCDEQQLAAPITVHKAAAVID
- a CDS encoding YitT family protein; protein product: MGSPNMHYWRRSFWALVGVAILGLGSAVLRVAQVGVDPYTAANIGISNTIGLDLGTYQLISNAVLLIPVLFLGRMYIGIGSVINMVMTGYFIQWFSDLLSPLVPSEPTRLVQTVMFLIGITLFAAGASMYMTAALGNAPYDAIAPIIVDRTRLPYRVVRVAQDLAFVGLALAFHGQVGIGTVMTAFFAGPLIDFFTEKVNKPLMKKDLAALEAFQQRIKTTRWHF